A stretch of Myroides oncorhynchi DNA encodes these proteins:
- a CDS encoding TonB-dependent receptor, producing MYKSIFKLVTINIFLCLFFALNTYAQNIKGKVLSNGTVLSYATVTLVGTDKGVVTDEQGGFTFESLKEGTYTVKADFVGFVAQTKKVTVKGTQTSTVSFELKEDANLDEIVISGTLKPVLKSEAVVPVEIYTPAFFEKNPTASLFDAVQMINGVQPQLNCNVCNTGDIHINGMEGPYTMILIDGMPIVSSLSTVYGLFGIPTNMIERVEVVKGPASSLYGTEAMGGIINVITKDPEHAAKLSVDAFSTTWLENNIDLGASYKLGNKVKGLFGGNYFKFGERKDKNGEGFTDVTQQDRVSLFNKVSLKRKDDKVASLALRYVYEDRWGGETNWKRKQHRGGEEVYAESIFTNRFEAIGMYQLPTTENIYTQFSYIYHKQNSMYGAESYDAKQQVAFAQAYWDKTLGNHSLLVGSSFKYTYYDDNTRATGIYDENGLVRNQPEETPIPGIFIQDEWTLNKKNKVLLGYRFDYDKTHKGIHSPRLGYKYTPHPHHTLRGSFGTGFRVVNVFTEDHRALSGAREVVFAEKLDPEKSYNANINYTVKVPSNFGVFNFDLNGFYTYFTNKIDADTDTDQTKIIYANLDGHAISKGVSLNVDVTFDFPLKLMAGATYMDVFRKEDGVREQIYHSPKWSGNFIASYNFGDGFTADLTSDWKGPMRLPRVENDYRPEYSPWAVIANVQITKKFNNGIQIYGGVKNLFNTLPKEDTIARWWDPFGEPGNGVAPPPGRNDVIFEPNDYSYTPLQGIRGFLGVRYNIF from the coding sequence ATGTATAAAAGTATTTTTAAACTTGTAACAATAAATATTTTTCTTTGTCTCTTTTTTGCATTGAACACTTATGCTCAAAATATCAAAGGAAAAGTTCTTTCTAATGGCACTGTACTTTCTTATGCTACAGTTACATTAGTTGGGACAGATAAAGGGGTAGTCACTGATGAGCAAGGTGGTTTTACTTTCGAGTCATTAAAAGAAGGAACCTATACAGTGAAGGCAGACTTCGTTGGTTTTGTAGCTCAGACTAAAAAGGTAACTGTAAAAGGAACTCAGACGAGTACAGTATCTTTCGAACTAAAAGAGGATGCTAATCTAGACGAGATTGTTATCTCTGGTACATTGAAGCCTGTGCTAAAGTCAGAAGCAGTAGTACCTGTAGAGATATATACGCCAGCATTCTTTGAGAAGAATCCTACTGCTAGTTTGTTTGACGCAGTACAGATGATAAACGGAGTGCAACCTCAACTAAACTGTAATGTATGTAACACAGGAGATATCCATATCAATGGTATGGAAGGACCCTATACTATGATCCTTATAGACGGTATGCCTATCGTATCTTCTCTATCGACTGTATACGGACTATTCGGTATCCCGACGAATATGATAGAGAGAGTAGAAGTGGTAAAGGGACCAGCGTCTTCACTATACGGAACAGAAGCGATGGGTGGTATTATCAACGTGATTACTAAAGATCCAGAGCACGCAGCGAAGTTAAGTGTAGATGCCTTTAGTACGACTTGGTTAGAGAACAATATTGATTTAGGAGCTAGTTATAAACTAGGGAATAAAGTAAAAGGACTTTTCGGAGGGAACTACTTTAAGTTCGGTGAACGAAAAGATAAAAATGGGGAAGGTTTTACAGACGTAACTCAGCAAGACAGAGTATCGTTATTCAATAAAGTATCTCTAAAGAGAAAGGATGATAAAGTAGCTAGTCTTGCATTGCGCTATGTATATGAAGACAGATGGGGTGGAGAGACTAACTGGAAGCGCAAGCAACACCGCGGAGGAGAAGAGGTATATGCAGAGAGCATCTTCACTAACCGCTTCGAAGCGATTGGGATGTACCAGTTACCAACTACAGAGAATATCTATACACAGTTCTCTTATATCTATCACAAGCAAAACTCTATGTATGGGGCAGAGTCTTATGATGCGAAACAACAAGTAGCTTTCGCTCAAGCTTATTGGGACAAAACCTTAGGAAACCACAGTCTTTTAGTAGGTTCGTCATTTAAGTACACTTATTATGATGACAATACTCGTGCTACGGGTATCTATGATGAGAACGGATTAGTAAGGAATCAACCAGAAGAAACACCAATACCTGGTATCTTCATTCAAGATGAATGGACGCTTAACAAAAAGAATAAAGTATTGTTAGGATACCGTTTTGATTATGATAAGACGCATAAGGGGATTCACTCTCCACGACTAGGATATAAGTACACACCTCATCCACACCATACATTAAGAGGGAGTTTTGGTACAGGATTCCGTGTAGTGAATGTCTTCACAGAAGATCACAGAGCATTATCAGGAGCTAGAGAAGTAGTATTCGCTGAGAAACTAGATCCAGAGAAATCATACAATGCTAATATCAACTATACAGTGAAAGTACCTTCTAATTTCGGAGTGTTTAATTTCGATTTGAACGGGTTCTATACTTATTTCACGAATAAGATTGATGCAGATACAGATACAGACCAAACTAAGATCATCTATGCTAACCTAGATGGGCACGCTATCTCTAAAGGGGTATCTCTTAACGTAGATGTGACATTTGACTTCCCACTGAAGTTGATGGCAGGAGCTACTTATATGGATGTATTTAGAAAAGAAGATGGTGTACGTGAGCAAATCTATCACTCTCCTAAATGGTCAGGTAACTTTATCGCGAGTTATAATTTCGGTGATGGATTCACTGCGGACTTGACTTCAGATTGGAAGGGACCCATGAGATTACCTCGCGTAGAGAATGATTATAGACCAGAATATTCGCCATGGGCTGTTATCGCAAACGTACAGATAACAAAGAAGTTTAATAATGGTATCCAAATTTATGGGGGTGTAAAGAACTTATTCAACACCCTGCCTAAAGAAGATACTATCGCGAGATGGTGGGATCCATTCGGAGAGCCAGGTAATGGTGTAGCACCACCTCCAGGTAGAAATGATGTAATCTTCGAACCAAACGATTATAGCTATACCCCATTACAAGGGATAAGAGGATTCTTAGGAGTGAGATATAACATTTTTTAG
- a CDS encoding MFS transporter: protein MNKSLIALAVGGLAIGMTEFSMMGLLPTIANDLQISIPKAGNFISTYALGVVVGAPLLVMSSNKYAPHKVLMALMVMFSFFHLLFVISPSYTTLIISRFMSGLPHGAFFGVGSVVATRLAKKGKEAQAVAIMFAGLTTANLVGVPLSTYIGQEFSWRTAYMLIASLGIISALTIAAWVPKLEADKETNLKKQTAFFKTPIAWVLVALISIGTGGLFAWISYIAPMMTNIAQISEARIPLVMTLVGLGMFMGNFVGGKLADTFPPAKAVIFSFCGMAICLIIVYYTVHIQWMAYAMSLVTGLVAFTIGSPLQMLLINNAKGSEMLAASAGQASFNIGNALGASLGGIPITMGFGYNSPEWIGAGLALCGALLAYVFIRMKRNATT from the coding sequence ATGAACAAAAGTTTAATAGCATTAGCAGTAGGTGGACTAGCCATCGGAATGACAGAATTCTCAATGATGGGATTACTTCCCACTATTGCTAATGATTTACAAATAAGTATTCCTAAAGCGGGTAACTTTATCTCTACATATGCCCTAGGTGTTGTAGTAGGGGCTCCCTTATTAGTAATGTCTTCTAATAAGTATGCTCCTCACAAAGTGCTAATGGCACTGATGGTAATGTTCTCATTCTTCCATTTGTTATTCGTTATATCGCCAAGCTATACAACACTAATCATATCTAGGTTTATGTCTGGACTTCCACATGGAGCATTCTTTGGGGTAGGATCTGTAGTAGCTACTCGATTAGCCAAAAAAGGTAAGGAGGCTCAAGCTGTAGCGATTATGTTCGCAGGTTTAACCACCGCCAACTTAGTAGGAGTACCATTAAGTACATATATCGGACAGGAATTCTCATGGCGAACAGCTTATATGCTTATCGCTTCATTAGGTATTATATCAGCATTAACAATAGCGGCTTGGGTACCAAAATTAGAGGCAGATAAAGAAACAAATCTTAAGAAACAGACTGCTTTCTTTAAAACTCCTATAGCATGGGTATTAGTAGCTCTCATTTCGATAGGTACGGGAGGTTTATTTGCATGGATCAGTTATATCGCACCAATGATGACTAATATCGCTCAAATCTCTGAAGCTAGAATACCTCTAGTAATGACATTAGTAGGTTTAGGAATGTTTATGGGTAACTTCGTAGGAGGAAAATTAGCAGATACCTTCCCACCTGCAAAGGCGGTAATCTTTTCATTTTGTGGAATGGCAATTTGTTTAATTATCGTATATTACACTGTTCATATTCAATGGATGGCATACGCAATGTCTCTTGTAACAGGGTTAGTAGCATTCACTATTGGATCACCATTACAAATGTTATTAATTAACAATGCGAAGGGGTCTGAAATGTTAGCAGCTTCGGCTGGTCAGGCATCTTTTAATATTGGTAATGCATTAGGTGCATCATTAGGAGGTATTCCTATCACAATGGGATTTGGATATAATTCGCCAGAGTGGATAGGTGCAGGATTAGCACTATGTGGAGCATTACTTGCCTATGTATTCATCCGTATGAAAAGAAATGCAACAACTTAA
- a CDS encoding metal-dependent transcriptional regulator, whose product MLTYSEENYLKTIFHLSLGQTQGISTNAIAAKIETKASSVTDMIKKLNDKELIKYQKYQGVTLTPKGVMAAKMIVRKHRLWEVFLVDKLGFNWDEVHDVAEELEHIKSEKLINKLDAFLGFPTEDPHGDPIPNEKGEIKQIDKKLLSDVEVNKEVVCVGVKDSSTEFLQYLDKQKISLGSKLEILDIEPFDQSYTIKVDDHTITITKKIASNLFVKKQ is encoded by the coding sequence ATGCTTACTTATTCAGAAGAGAATTATTTAAAAACTATATTCCATTTATCACTAGGGCAAACTCAAGGAATTTCGACCAATGCTATTGCTGCAAAAATCGAAACTAAGGCTTCGTCTGTGACTGATATGATAAAGAAGCTAAATGATAAAGAGCTGATTAAATATCAAAAGTATCAAGGAGTTACACTTACTCCTAAGGGAGTCATGGCTGCTAAAATGATCGTGAGAAAGCACAGACTATGGGAGGTATTCTTAGTGGATAAACTTGGATTTAATTGGGATGAAGTTCACGATGTCGCAGAAGAATTAGAACATATAAAGTCAGAAAAGTTAATTAATAAATTAGATGCTTTTCTAGGATTCCCTACAGAAGATCCTCATGGAGACCCTATTCCTAACGAAAAAGGAGAAATAAAACAGATCGATAAGAAGTTATTATCCGACGTAGAAGTGAATAAAGAAGTCGTATGTGTAGGAGTAAAAGACTCATCTACAGAGTTTTTACAATACTTAGATAAACAAAAAATCTCTTTAGGTTCAAAATTAGAGATATTAGATATAGAACCTTTCGATCAGTCATACACTATCAAAGTAGACGACCACACGATTACCATCACAAAAAAAATAGCAAGTAATCTGTTTGTTAAAAAACAATAG
- a CDS encoding siderophore ABC transporter substrate-binding protein yields the protein MRMISKVISSTVLIAMLFVGCKKENTKASSEETSTIENMGRSVSFNKKLENVVVFDVGAMENMAELGIPFKGMAKVYSPNFLSKYADDESIVNVGSFMQPNFELVSSVNPDLIIMSNWFDKDYPEFSKIAPTISLGISGSNYLASTKENLKTIGSVFQVEDKADKLIENIVAKVTEMKEVINKSDAKALLILYNNKSYSAFGEDSRYGYIFNDLGVKSAAAGLMGGSDHGNVVSSEFVLEHNPDIIFIIDRGAVMENVNADKKEVENPLIQKTNAYKNGKIVYLDPNAWYLAGGGYISLNIMLDEVMKAYK from the coding sequence ATGAGAATGATTTCTAAGGTTATTAGTAGCACAGTACTAATAGCCATGCTTTTTGTAGGTTGTAAGAAAGAAAATACTAAAGCTTCTTCTGAAGAGACGAGTACGATAGAGAACATGGGTAGATCAGTTAGTTTTAATAAAAAACTAGAGAATGTAGTAGTGTTCGACGTGGGAGCGATGGAGAATATGGCAGAGTTAGGCATACCATTTAAAGGGATGGCTAAGGTATATAGTCCTAACTTCCTTTCTAAGTATGCAGATGATGAGAGTATTGTGAATGTAGGATCTTTTATGCAGCCTAACTTTGAGTTAGTAAGTTCAGTAAATCCAGATCTAATCATTATGAGTAATTGGTTTGATAAAGATTACCCAGAGTTCTCAAAGATTGCACCTACGATCTCTTTAGGAATATCAGGGAGTAATTATTTAGCAAGTACAAAGGAGAATTTAAAAACAATTGGTTCTGTTTTTCAAGTAGAAGATAAGGCAGATAAATTGATTGAAAATATCGTCGCTAAAGTAACTGAGATGAAAGAAGTAATTAATAAGAGCGATGCTAAAGCCTTATTGATTTTATATAATAATAAGAGCTATAGTGCATTCGGAGAGGACTCTCGTTATGGATATATCTTTAATGACTTAGGAGTGAAGTCTGCAGCAGCTGGTCTAATGGGAGGAAGTGATCACGGTAATGTTGTATCTAGTGAATTTGTATTAGAGCACAACCCTGATATTATCTTTATCATCGATAGAGGTGCTGTAATGGAAAATGTAAATGCTGATAAGAAAGAAGTGGAAAATCCATTGATTCAAAAAACCAATGCGTATAAGAATGGCAAGATTGTTTATCTAGATCCTAATGCATGGTATCTAGCAGGAGGAGGGTATATCTCTCTAAACATCATGTTAGATGAAGTAATGAAAGCGTACAAATAA
- a CDS encoding thioredoxin family protein: protein MTRFYFFFMFSYFFGLVLYAQPKEIMFSELEQVMATDPKPVVVFMHTDWCSYCALMKKKTLNNDKVKQKLDEDFYFISFNAEQEEAIEYKGKRYELRKTGVHAKQHELAKELAQSNAYPAVIFLNEKLEVLYRHFAYVKPDDMYKILNTIKTTNKG from the coding sequence ATGACGAGATTTTATTTTTTTTTCATGTTTAGTTATTTCTTTGGGTTAGTGCTCTATGCTCAACCCAAAGAGATAATGTTTTCGGAGTTAGAGCAAGTAATGGCTACTGACCCTAAACCCGTTGTTGTATTTATGCATACAGACTGGTGTAGCTATTGTGCCCTGATGAAAAAGAAGACGTTGAACAATGATAAAGTGAAGCAAAAGTTAGATGAAGATTTTTATTTCATCTCTTTTAATGCAGAACAAGAAGAAGCTATAGAGTATAAAGGAAAGCGTTATGAGCTGAGAAAGACAGGTGTCCATGCGAAGCAGCACGAGTTAGCTAAAGAATTAGCTCAGTCTAATGCTTATCCAGCTGTTATATTTCTGAATGAGAAACTCGAGGTACTCTATCGACACTTCGCGTATGTCAAACCTGATGATATGTATAAAATATTGAATACCATCAAAACAACAAATAAGGGATAG
- a CDS encoding agmatine deiminase family protein — MFLKTVALSLTLSMLNQSCNASDHVDTDPPTKMKQTTYTFPEESAPHEGTWLQWPHQYQHGIDYPDELDQIWVEMTKALQSTERVHLIAYNEIERVRITDLLVENDVPLANIDFKIYKTDDVWIRDNGPIYVLDNKVLLVIQDWGFNGWGEKFDYERCNTIPTLIAKDTNTQVVNLNDIMVNEGGAVELDPNGVFLATKSAILSQYPTNSIRNKGMSQAKAEEIFSQYLGVKKFIWLEGGFSKEDITDMHIDGIAKFVSSDVMVTMSKKDLSEWGVSPSDITTLYTATNIENKEYTKVALPLTNKNVTTPSGVNLYYKGSYINYYVANDKVLVPNYNDVNDKVANELIANLYPGRKVIGIDIRNLYAYGGMIHCVTQQQPK, encoded by the coding sequence ATGTTCCTAAAGACCGTTGCCTTAAGTCTAACCTTATCTATGCTAAATCAATCCTGTAATGCGTCTGATCATGTAGATACAGATCCACCTACAAAAATGAAACAAACTACATACACATTTCCAGAAGAGTCTGCTCCTCATGAGGGGACTTGGCTACAGTGGCCTCATCAGTATCAGCATGGGATAGATTATCCAGACGAATTAGATCAAATATGGGTAGAGATGACTAAGGCGCTACAGTCTACAGAAAGGGTACACCTTATCGCTTATAATGAGATAGAAAGAGTACGCATCACGGATCTACTTGTGGAGAATGATGTACCGTTAGCGAATATCGACTTCAAGATATATAAGACTGATGACGTATGGATACGAGATAACGGCCCTATCTATGTTCTTGATAACAAGGTTCTCCTTGTTATACAGGATTGGGGCTTTAATGGATGGGGAGAGAAGTTTGATTACGAACGATGTAATACTATCCCTACCTTAATCGCTAAAGACACGAATACTCAGGTAGTGAACCTAAATGATATAATGGTAAACGAAGGAGGTGCTGTAGAACTTGATCCCAATGGAGTATTCCTTGCTACTAAAAGTGCGATACTTAGTCAATATCCTACTAACTCGATTAGAAATAAAGGGATGTCTCAGGCGAAAGCAGAAGAAATATTCTCTCAATACTTAGGTGTCAAAAAGTTTATTTGGTTAGAAGGTGGATTCTCAAAAGAAGATATTACAGATATGCACATAGATGGTATAGCTAAGTTTGTAAGTAGTGATGTGATGGTGACGATGAGTAAAAAAGATTTGTCAGAGTGGGGAGTATCCCCATCAGATATTACTACTTTATACACAGCTACGAATATAGAGAATAAGGAATACACTAAAGTAGCATTGCCCCTGACTAATAAAAACGTAACTACACCCTCGGGAGTGAACCTGTATTATAAGGGAAGTTATATTAACTACTATGTCGCTAATGATAAGGTACTAGTGCCTAACTATAATGATGTGAATGATAAAGTGGCTAATGAACTAATCGCTAATTTATACCCAGGACGAAAGGTGATCGGTATCGATATCCGCAACCTATATGCTTATGGGGGTATGATACACTGTGTGACACAACAGCAACCTAAATAA
- a CDS encoding AraC family transcriptional regulator — MDIHRIQKLLAFIEANSHRKITPEELEDVSHYSYRNIQRIFLALTKETIGRCITRLRLENAYKLLIYSDLPITEIAFNVGFESNQSFAKAFKQKFGITPLNARKNKAKVFIPYITSHLIDSNDLAFDYVFIPPLAVYYNVYITNDYNTDAINTIWQQVDNYISSTTDTMLFGIIIDQPLISDKTRTRYEACMTKVTDTKPFLKKTIFGQWYARYTHPDNHTPIEDTYRNIYYQWMNAPSYTINATPIIEQYLPNEVLADMWATHILIPVEKKLVNLEQSDITDLK; from the coding sequence ATGGATATACACCGAATACAAAAACTCTTAGCATTCATAGAAGCAAATAGTCATCGAAAGATAACCCCTGAGGAATTGGAGGATGTGTCTCATTACTCTTATCGAAACATACAGCGAATCTTCTTAGCGCTGACTAAAGAAACGATAGGCAGATGTATCACACGTCTGCGATTAGAGAACGCCTATAAACTACTTATATATTCAGATTTACCAATTACAGAGATAGCCTTTAATGTAGGATTTGAGAGTAACCAATCTTTTGCGAAAGCGTTTAAACAGAAGTTTGGCATTACACCACTTAATGCGAGAAAGAATAAAGCGAAGGTATTCATTCCTTATATAACGTCACATCTAATAGATAGTAACGATCTTGCGTTTGACTATGTATTTATACCTCCCTTAGCAGTCTATTATAATGTATATATCACTAATGATTATAACACTGATGCTATTAACACGATATGGCAACAGGTAGATAACTATATATCCTCTACCACAGACACAATGTTGTTTGGGATAATCATCGATCAACCTCTTATCTCTGACAAAACCAGAACTCGCTACGAAGCCTGTATGACTAAAGTTACAGATACTAAACCATTCTTAAAGAAGACTATTTTCGGACAGTGGTATGCGAGATATACACATCCTGATAATCATACCCCAATAGAGGATACCTACCGAAATATCTACTATCAGTGGATGAACGCTCCCTCTTATACGATAAATGCTACACCTATCATAGAACAATATCTTCCTAATGAGGTGTTAGCTGATATGTGGGCAACGCATATTCTAATTCCTGTCGAAAAGAAACTTGTCAATTTAGAACAATCCGACATCACTGACTTGAAGTAA
- a CDS encoding NADH:flavin oxidoreductase/NADH oxidase: protein MKTLFSPLKLRDNTLHNKIIVSPMCQYSAKDGFASDWHLIHYGQFAIGKAAAIVQEATAVTPEGRITYADLGIWSDEHIVKLKQITEFIKSQGSVPGIQLAHAGRKASCDKPWINRAQIAPHSENGWQTIAPSAIAFNEGENLPIAMDNAEIKRTIEAFKQGAERAVKAGYEIIELHGAHGYLLHQFLSPLTNLRTDEYGGSFENRTRLVLEVIEAVKPVLTTQSLWLRISATDWADGGWTLEESIELAKIVYDKGVELIDVSTGGLVRHQQIKVEINYQVPFAEAIKQQTNILVGTVGLIKTGQQAEDILKANQADCILLGREFLRDPHFVMRAANELGVSLEWANQYERGKETI, encoded by the coding sequence ATGAAAACTCTATTTTCTCCTTTAAAACTAAGGGACAACACTTTACACAATAAAATCATTGTTTCACCTATGTGTCAGTATTCTGCGAAAGATGGTTTTGCGAGTGATTGGCATCTTATACACTATGGCCAATTTGCGATAGGAAAAGCTGCTGCTATTGTACAAGAAGCGACTGCTGTGACTCCTGAAGGTCGAATAACCTATGCTGATTTAGGAATATGGTCTGATGAGCATATAGTGAAACTAAAGCAAATAACGGAGTTTATAAAAAGTCAAGGTTCTGTACCTGGTATACAATTAGCACATGCAGGAAGAAAAGCGAGCTGTGACAAGCCATGGATAAATAGAGCACAGATAGCTCCTCATAGTGAGAACGGGTGGCAAACTATAGCTCCTTCTGCAATTGCCTTCAACGAAGGAGAAAACCTTCCGATAGCAATGGATAATGCAGAAATAAAGAGAACAATAGAAGCTTTTAAACAAGGAGCTGAACGTGCTGTAAAAGCAGGCTATGAAATCATAGAGCTACATGGTGCACATGGTTACTTACTACATCAATTCTTATCTCCCTTAACGAATCTACGTACAGATGAATATGGAGGTTCTTTTGAGAATAGAACTAGATTAGTCTTAGAAGTCATAGAGGCTGTTAAACCTGTCTTGACTACTCAAAGTCTGTGGTTAAGAATATCAGCTACTGACTGGGCTGATGGAGGATGGACTCTAGAAGAAAGTATAGAACTCGCTAAAATAGTATATGATAAAGGGGTAGAACTTATAGATGTAAGTACAGGAGGACTAGTAAGACATCAACAAATAAAAGTTGAGATTAATTACCAAGTTCCTTTTGCAGAAGCCATAAAACAACAAACCAATATATTAGTAGGAACAGTAGGTCTTATCAAAACGGGGCAACAGGCAGAAGATATCCTGAAGGCCAATCAAGCTGATTGTATCTTACTTGGTAGAGAATTTCTAAGAGACCCTCATTTCGTCATGAGAGCAGCTAATGAACTGGGTGTGAGTTTAGAATGGGCTAATCAATACGAAAGAGGAAAAGAAACAATATAA